One genomic region from Stutzerimonas decontaminans encodes:
- the gcvP gene encoding aminomethyl-transferring glycine dehydrogenase, producing MPYMPSLSQLQQPDAFLRRHLGPDQAEQQAMLDALGLTSREQLIEQTVPPAIRLQDELSLPPALDEQAALAKLRGYAEQNQLWASLIGMGYHGTITPPVILRNVLENPGWYTAYTPYQPEIAQGRLEALLNYQQMIIDLTGLDLANASLLDEATAAAEAMTLARRMAKSKSNRFFVDENCHPQTLSVVQTRAEAFGFELVVGTLDELAGHEVFGALLQYPDTHGEIRDLRPAIEQLHAQQALACVAADLLSLLLLTPPGELGADVVLGSTQRFGVPMGYGGPHAAYFASRDEFKRGMPGRIIGVSKDARGNTALRMALQTREQHIRREKANSNICTAQVLLANIAGFYAVYHGPQGLKRIAQRVHRLTAILAAGLEQKGIVRLNQHFFDTLTLEVGGAQTAIIESAEAAQINLRILGRGRLGVSLDETCDERTVEQLLAIFLGADHGLDVAALDASKLAGGIPAGLQRESGYLSHPVFNSHHSETEMLRYLKQLENKDLALNQAMIPLGSCTMKLNATSEMIPITWAEFANLHPFVPRGQAQGYKLMIEELEAWLCAITGFDAISMQPNSGAQGEYAGLVAIRKYHESRGEGQRDICLIPSSAHGTNPASAQMVSMRVVIVECDKGGNVDLEDLKRKAAEAGDRLSCLMITYPSTHGVYEENVREICAAIHAHGGQVYMDGANLNAQVGLARPADIGADVSHMNLHKTFCIPHGGGGPGMGPIGVKAHLAPFVANHPVVELEGPQPGNGAVSAAPWGSASILPISWMYIAMMGPQLRDATEVAILGANYLANRLGGAFPVLYAGRNGRVAHECILDLRPLKAASGISEEDVAKRLMDYGFHAPTMSFPVPGTLMIEPTESESKAELDRFVEAMLSIRAEIAKVQDGEWPADNNPLVRAPHTLADVIGEWDRPYSIAEAVTPSAHARAHKYWPAVNRVDNVYGDRNLFCACVPVDAYRD from the coding sequence ATGCCGTATATGCCGAGCCTTTCCCAACTCCAGCAACCCGATGCCTTTCTGCGCCGTCACCTCGGTCCGGATCAGGCCGAACAGCAGGCCATGCTCGATGCCCTGGGCCTGACCAGTCGCGAACAGCTGATCGAGCAGACCGTGCCGCCGGCGATTCGTCTGCAGGACGAGCTAAGCCTGCCGCCGGCGCTGGACGAGCAGGCCGCGCTGGCCAAGCTGCGTGGCTACGCGGAGCAGAATCAGCTATGGGCCAGCCTGATCGGTATGGGTTACCACGGCACCATCACTCCGCCGGTGATCCTGCGCAACGTCCTGGAGAACCCGGGCTGGTACACCGCTTACACCCCTTATCAGCCGGAAATCGCCCAGGGTCGCCTGGAAGCGCTGCTGAACTATCAGCAGATGATCATCGACCTGACCGGTCTCGACCTGGCCAACGCCTCGTTGCTCGATGAGGCGACCGCAGCGGCCGAGGCCATGACCCTGGCCCGGCGCATGGCCAAGAGCAAGAGCAACCGCTTCTTCGTCGACGAGAACTGCCATCCACAGACGCTTTCGGTGGTGCAGACCCGCGCCGAAGCGTTCGGCTTCGAGCTGGTGGTCGGCACGCTGGACGAGCTGGCCGGGCACGAGGTGTTCGGCGCGCTGCTGCAGTACCCGGACACCCATGGCGAGATTCGCGACCTGCGTCCGGCCATCGAGCAGCTGCACGCGCAGCAGGCGCTGGCCTGCGTCGCTGCCGACCTGCTCAGCCTGCTGTTGCTGACCCCGCCGGGCGAACTGGGCGCCGACGTGGTGCTTGGCTCGACCCAGCGCTTCGGTGTGCCGATGGGTTACGGCGGCCCGCACGCGGCCTATTTCGCTAGCCGCGACGAGTTCAAGCGCGGCATGCCGGGACGCATCATCGGCGTGTCCAAGGACGCCCGTGGCAACACCGCGCTGCGCATGGCGCTGCAGACCCGCGAGCAGCACATCCGCCGCGAAAAGGCCAATTCCAACATCTGTACCGCGCAGGTGCTGCTGGCCAATATCGCCGGTTTCTACGCCGTCTACCACGGCCCGCAAGGCCTCAAGCGCATCGCCCAGCGCGTCCATCGGCTGACTGCAATCCTCGCTGCCGGGCTGGAGCAGAAGGGCATCGTCCGCCTCAATCAACATTTCTTCGACACGCTGACTCTCGAAGTCGGTGGCGCGCAGACCGCGATCATCGAAAGTGCCGAAGCGGCGCAGATCAACCTGCGCATCCTCGGCCGCGGTCGTCTGGGCGTGAGCCTTGACGAGACCTGCGACGAGCGCACCGTCGAGCAGCTGCTGGCGATCTTCCTCGGTGCCGATCACGGCCTCGACGTCGCCGCGCTGGATGCCAGCAAGCTGGCCGGTGGCATTCCCGCAGGGCTGCAGCGCGAGAGCGGCTACCTCAGCCATCCGGTCTTCAACTCGCACCACAGCGAAACCGAGATGCTGCGCTACCTCAAGCAGCTGGAGAACAAGGACCTGGCACTGAACCAGGCGATGATCCCGCTCGGCTCCTGCACCATGAAGCTCAACGCCACCAGTGAGATGATCCCGATCACCTGGGCCGAGTTCGCCAACCTGCACCCGTTCGTCCCGCGCGGGCAGGCCCAGGGCTACAAGTTGATGATCGAAGAGCTGGAGGCCTGGCTCTGCGCGATCACCGGTTTCGACGCGATCAGCATGCAGCCCAACTCCGGCGCGCAGGGCGAATACGCCGGTCTGGTCGCGATCCGCAAGTACCACGAGAGCCGCGGCGAAGGGCAGCGCGACATCTGCCTGATTCCGTCCTCGGCGCATGGCACCAACCCCGCCTCGGCGCAGATGGTCAGCATGCGGGTGGTCATCGTCGAGTGCGACAAGGGCGGCAACGTCGACCTGGAAGACCTCAAGCGCAAGGCCGCCGAAGCGGGTGACCGGCTGTCCTGCCTGATGATCACCTATCCGTCGACCCATGGCGTCTATGAGGAGAACGTGCGCGAGATCTGCGCCGCGATCCACGCCCACGGTGGCCAGGTTTACATGGACGGCGCCAACCTCAACGCCCAGGTCGGCCTGGCGCGGCCTGCGGATATCGGTGCCGACGTCTCGCACATGAACCTGCACAAGACCTTCTGCATCCCCCACGGCGGTGGCGGCCCGGGCATGGGCCCGATCGGCGTCAAGGCGCATCTGGCGCCGTTCGTGGCCAATCATCCGGTGGTCGAGCTGGAAGGTCCGCAGCCGGGCAATGGTGCGGTCAGCGCGGCGCCCTGGGGCAGCGCGAGCATCCTGCCGATCAGCTGGATGTACATCGCCATGATGGGCCCGCAGCTGCGCGACGCCACGGAAGTCGCCATTCTCGGCGCCAACTACCTGGCCAATCGCCTCGGCGGGGCCTTCCCGGTGCTCTACGCCGGGCGCAACGGCCGCGTGGCTCACGAATGTATCCTCGACCTGCGCCCGCTCAAGGCGGCCAGTGGCATCAGCGAGGAGGACGTCGCCAAGCGCCTGATGGACTACGGCTTCCACGCGCCGACCATGTCTTTCCCCGTGCCCGGCACGCTGATGATCGAACCCACCGAGAGCGAGTCGAAGGCCGAGCTGGATCGTTTCGTCGAAGCGATGCTGAGCATCCGCGCGGAGATCGCCAAGGTGCAGGACGGCGAGTGGCCGGCGGACAACAACCCGCTGGTGCGCGCACCGCATACCCTGGCTGACGTGATCGGCGAGTGGGATCGGCCGTACAGCATCGCCGAAGCGGTGACGCCGAGCGCCCACGCCCGCGCGCATAAGTACTGGCCGGCGGTGAACCGCGTGGACAACGTCTACGGCGATCGCAACCTGTTCTGCGCCTGCGTGCCGGTGGACGCCTATCGCGACTGA
- the yihA gene encoding ribosome biogenesis GTP-binding protein YihA/YsxC, translated as MLPKNPILGLCQQATFMISAAKVDQCPADEGLEVAFAGRSNAGKSSALNTLTHANLARTSKTPGRTQLLNFFRLDDERRLVDLPGYGYAKVPIPLKQHWQRHLEAYLGSRESLAGVFLMMDIRHPLTEFDRMMLDWASASQMPLHILLTKSDKLAFGAAKNALLAIQRDIHKGWGADVSVQLFSAPKRQGVEEAQLVLASWLGMLDEAGEEEQTPEA; from the coding sequence ATGCTACCGAAAAACCCGATTCTCGGCCTTTGCCAACAGGCCACCTTCATGATCAGCGCCGCCAAGGTCGATCAGTGCCCGGCCGACGAGGGTCTGGAAGTAGCCTTCGCCGGCCGCTCCAATGCAGGCAAGTCCAGCGCGCTGAACACCCTGACCCATGCCAACCTGGCACGCACCTCGAAGACACCGGGCCGCACCCAGCTGCTCAACTTCTTCCGCCTCGATGACGAGCGCCGCCTGGTCGACCTGCCCGGCTACGGCTACGCCAAGGTGCCGATCCCGCTCAAGCAGCACTGGCAGCGCCACCTGGAGGCCTATCTGGGCAGCCGCGAGAGCCTGGCCGGCGTGTTTCTGATGATGGATATCCGCCATCCGCTGACCGAGTTCGACCGCATGATGCTGGACTGGGCAAGCGCCAGCCAGATGCCCTTGCACATCCTGCTGACCAAATCCGACAAGCTGGCCTTCGGCGCCGCGAAGAACGCGTTGCTGGCCATTCAGCGTGACATCCACAAGGGCTGGGGCGCCGACGTCAGCGTGCAGCTGTTCTCAGCTCCCAAGCGTCAGGGTGTGGAAGAGGCGCAGCTGGTGCTGGCCAGCTGGCTGGGGATGCTGGACGAGGCGGGCGAAGAAGAACAAACGCCTGAGGCATAG
- a CDS encoding c-type cytochrome, with protein sequence MNKVLVSLLLTLGITGMAHAAGDAEAGQGKVAMCGACHGADGNSPAPNFPKLAGQGERYLLKQLQDIKAGSTPGAPEGVGRKVLEMTGMLDPLSDQDLQDIAAYFSSQKGSVGYADPALAKQGEKLFRGGKLDQGMPACTGCHAPNGVGNDLAGFPKLGGQHAAYTAKQLTDFREGNRTNDGDSMIMRGVAAKLSNKDIEALSSYIQGLH encoded by the coding sequence ATGAACAAAGTACTCGTGAGTCTGCTGTTGACCCTTGGCATCACCGGTATGGCCCACGCGGCTGGAGACGCCGAAGCTGGTCAGGGCAAAGTTGCAATGTGTGGCGCCTGCCACGGTGCGGACGGCAACAGCCCGGCGCCGAACTTCCCGAAACTCGCCGGCCAGGGCGAGCGCTATCTGCTCAAGCAACTGCAGGACATCAAGGCCGGCAGCACCCCGGGTGCTCCGGAAGGCGTCGGCCGCAAGGTGCTGGAAATGACTGGCATGCTCGACCCGCTGAGCGATCAGGATCTGCAAGACATCGCCGCCTACTTCTCCAGCCAGAAGGGCAGCGTCGGCTATGCCGATCCGGCTCTGGCCAAGCAGGGCGAGAAACTGTTCCGCGGCGGCAAGCTGGATCAGGGCATGCCGGCCTGCACCGGTTGCCACGCGCCCAACGGTGTCGGCAACGACCTGGCCGGTTTCCCCAAACTGGGTGGCCAGCATGCGGCTTACACTGCCAAGCAGCTGACCGACTTCCGCGAAGGCAACCGTACCAACGACGGCGACAGCATGATCATGCGTGGCGTTGCCGCCAAGCTGAGCAACAAGGACATCGAAGCGCTGTCCAGCTACATCCAGGGCCTGCACTGA
- a CDS encoding thiol:disulfide interchange protein DsbA/DsbL encodes MRNFLLTAIFAAVSLFGAAAQAAEFQAGKEYVELSSPVPVADPSKIEVVELFWYGCPHCYQFEPVIKPWVEQLPEDVQFKRIPAMFGGIWNVHGQLFIALESMGVEPKVHDAVFAAYHQERKKLATPDEMADFLAGHGIDKQAFLKAYNSFGVRGRVEQAKKLGMAYQITGVPVMIVNGKYRFDLGSSGGPERTLQVADFLIEKERAAR; translated from the coding sequence ATGCGCAATTTCCTACTCACTGCCATTTTTGCCGCTGTCAGCCTGTTCGGTGCTGCAGCCCAGGCAGCGGAGTTTCAGGCCGGCAAGGAATATGTCGAGCTGAGCAGCCCGGTGCCAGTCGCCGACCCGAGCAAGATCGAGGTGGTCGAGCTGTTCTGGTACGGCTGCCCGCACTGCTACCAGTTCGAGCCGGTGATCAAGCCCTGGGTCGAGCAGCTGCCCGAGGACGTGCAGTTCAAGCGCATCCCGGCGATGTTTGGCGGGATCTGGAACGTACACGGACAATTGTTTATCGCGCTGGAATCGATGGGCGTGGAGCCGAAGGTCCACGATGCGGTCTTCGCTGCCTACCATCAGGAGCGCAAGAAGCTCGCCACGCCTGACGAAATGGCTGATTTCCTTGCCGGTCACGGCATCGACAAGCAGGCCTTTCTGAAAGCCTACAACTCGTTCGGTGTGCGTGGTCGCGTAGAGCAGGCCAAGAAACTCGGCATGGCGTATCAGATCACCGGTGTGCCGGTGATGATCGTCAACGGCAAGTATCGTTTCGATCTCGGCTCGTCCGGCGGCCCGGAGCGCACCTTGCAGGTGGCCGACTTCCTCATCGAAAAAGAACGCGCGGCGCGGTAA
- a CDS encoding endonuclease/exonuclease/phosphatase family protein, whose product MLRRWSAPRHAGPGKARVNAHCLASSGLPSDGRLRLLSFNIQVGISTERYHHYLTRSWQHLLPHPGRAGNLQRIGEVLGNYDLVALQEADGGSLRSGYVNQVEHLAHLGAFPYWYQQLNRNLGRFAQHSNGVLSRLEPQGLEDHPLPGPSGRGAILLRFGEGPDALVVVMMHLALGGGARTRQLAYIRELIGGYRHQVLMGDMNTHANDLLENSPLRDLGLLAPQIEATFPSWRPQRCLDHILLSPSLTLERVDVLALPISDHLPVAVEIRLPDSLQADSLPVQVKDTK is encoded by the coding sequence ATGCTGCGTCGTTGGAGCGCGCCGCGCCATGCCGGACCCGGCAAGGCGCGCGTCAACGCGCACTGCCTGGCCAGTAGCGGTCTGCCGTCGGACGGGCGGTTGCGGCTGCTCAGCTTCAACATCCAGGTCGGCATCAGTACCGAGCGCTACCACCATTACCTGACGCGCAGCTGGCAGCATCTGCTGCCCCATCCGGGGCGGGCGGGCAATCTGCAGCGCATCGGTGAGGTGCTTGGCAACTACGATCTGGTGGCGCTGCAGGAGGCCGACGGCGGCAGCCTGCGTTCCGGCTACGTCAATCAGGTCGAGCACCTGGCTCATTTGGGTGCGTTTCCCTATTGGTATCAGCAGCTCAACCGCAATCTCGGGCGGTTCGCCCAGCACAGCAATGGAGTGCTCAGTCGTCTCGAACCTCAGGGTCTGGAAGATCATCCGTTGCCCGGGCCGTCGGGGCGTGGGGCGATCCTGCTGCGCTTCGGCGAGGGGCCGGACGCGCTGGTGGTGGTGATGATGCACCTGGCGCTGGGTGGCGGGGCGCGGACGCGCCAGCTGGCCTACATTCGCGAGCTGATCGGCGGCTACCGCCATCAGGTTCTGATGGGTGACATGAATACCCACGCCAACGATCTGCTGGAAAATTCGCCGCTGCGTGATCTCGGCCTTCTGGCGCCGCAGATCGAAGCGACCTTTCCGAGCTGGCGACCGCAGCGCTGTCTGGACCACATCCTGCTCAGCCCCAGCCTGACGCTCGAGCGCGTCGATGTGCTGGCATTGCCGATTTCCGATCACCTGCCGGTGGCCGTCGAGATCAGACTGCCTGATTCGCTGCAGGCCGATTCCTTGCCGGTTCAGGTGAAAGACACGAAATGA
- a CDS encoding diguanylate cyclase, whose product MSEEAERWKEKYLQLVERQDQLEARWEQRVDLLRRSLVRSSLAVEGADPAVERCLHAMREVLRDGDLDDGLSQLVPRLEKAVLDSERHRQERAIRLTEALHRLVAQLLALSPPAELRKPIKRFAKQLAQRAAQLRELPGLLGELSVLQGQVLTLQEDAAPQQSGFLKRLFGNRDMPLPTPIASAECAELAGQLPEREDVVLSAEPLAQANEPAPQPVESEALALVAELAVAEPLTEREQEIEAPPEVAAYALPDSPEPAFSVVADRVEATLSNLLDNLHLPEQHQPQLQTLRARIQHGLNWYELVPVLDDLAMLMIAFSDQGQRDFESYLQTLNERLSAMQENLVAAHQGHNDGRDAAQALDAELREQVGGLQQSMRQATDLTSLKRVVEARLDGLLDTVDTYRQQRSEQEQKLGERLQQLVSRVGSLEQAARGLRGHLEEQRQKALQDPLTGLPNRAAWNERLDLEFARWQRYGGELLLAVLDVDHFKRVNDSYGHLAGDRVLKIIGSELRKRLRKTDFIARFGGEEFVVLLPNTPYEAGQQLMESLRDSIGSCPFHFKGERIVITLSAGLTAFGEGDTTERAFERADSALYCAKNAGRNRVELA is encoded by the coding sequence ATGAGCGAAGAAGCCGAACGCTGGAAGGAAAAGTATCTTCAGCTCGTCGAGCGCCAGGACCAGCTGGAAGCCCGCTGGGAACAGCGCGTGGATCTGCTACGGCGCAGTCTGGTTCGCAGCAGCCTGGCGGTGGAAGGTGCCGACCCTGCGGTCGAGCGCTGCCTGCATGCGATGCGGGAAGTGCTGCGTGACGGCGATCTGGACGATGGTCTCAGCCAATTGGTGCCGCGGCTGGAAAAGGCCGTGCTGGACTCCGAGCGACATCGGCAGGAGCGCGCGATTCGGCTGACCGAGGCGCTGCATCGGCTGGTCGCCCAGCTGCTGGCGCTCTCGCCGCCGGCGGAACTGCGCAAGCCCATCAAGCGCTTTGCCAAACAGCTGGCCCAGCGCGCCGCCCAGCTGCGCGAACTGCCGGGACTGCTTGGTGAGTTGAGTGTTTTGCAAGGCCAGGTGCTGACGCTGCAGGAAGATGCCGCGCCGCAGCAGAGCGGTTTCCTGAAGCGATTGTTCGGTAATCGCGATATGCCGCTGCCCACGCCCATCGCATCAGCTGAATGCGCCGAGCTGGCCGGCCAGCTGCCCGAAAGGGAAGATGTCGTATTGTCTGCGGAGCCCCTTGCGCAGGCGAATGAGCCTGCCCCGCAACCGGTTGAAAGCGAAGCGCTGGCGCTGGTCGCGGAGCTGGCCGTTGCCGAGCCGCTCACCGAGCGAGAGCAAGAAATCGAGGCCCCCCCGGAAGTCGCTGCCTACGCGCTGCCTGACTCACCGGAGCCAGCATTCAGCGTTGTCGCTGACCGCGTTGAGGCGACGCTCAGCAATCTGCTCGATAATCTTCATCTGCCAGAACAGCACCAGCCGCAGCTGCAGACGCTGCGTGCGCGCATCCAGCACGGGCTGAACTGGTATGAGCTGGTGCCGGTGCTGGACGATCTGGCGATGCTGATGATCGCCTTCAGCGATCAGGGCCAGCGGGATTTCGAAAGCTACCTGCAGACGCTGAACGAGCGTCTTTCGGCCATGCAGGAAAACCTGGTTGCGGCCCACCAGGGGCATAACGACGGGCGGGATGCCGCGCAGGCGCTGGATGCGGAATTGCGCGAGCAGGTCGGTGGCCTGCAGCAAAGCATGCGCCAGGCGACCGATCTGACGAGCCTGAAACGGGTGGTCGAAGCCCGTCTGGACGGGTTGCTGGATACGGTGGATACCTATCGCCAGCAGCGCAGCGAGCAGGAGCAGAAGCTCGGCGAGCGCCTGCAGCAACTGGTCAGCCGCGTCGGCAGCCTCGAGCAGGCTGCTCGAGGCTTGCGCGGGCACCTGGAGGAACAGCGGCAGAAGGCGCTGCAGGACCCGCTGACCGGGCTGCCCAATCGCGCCGCCTGGAACGAACGTCTGGATCTGGAGTTCGCCCGCTGGCAGCGCTACGGCGGTGAGCTGTTGCTGGCCGTGCTGGATGTAGATCACTTCAAGCGCGTCAATGACAGCTACGGCCACCTGGCCGGTGATCGGGTGCTGAAAATCATCGGCAGCGAGCTGCGCAAGCGCCTGCGCAAAACCGACTTCATCGCCCGTTTCGGGGGGGAGGAATTCGTCGTGCTGCTCCCCAATACGCCTTATGAGGCCGGGCAACAGCTGATGGAGAGCCTGCGCGATTCCATCGGCAGCTGCCCGTTCCACTTCAAGGGCGAGCGCATCGTCATCACGCTATCCGCCGGTCTAACCGCTTTCGGCGAAGGCGATACCACCGAGCGCGCTTTCGAGCGGGCCGACAGTGCGCTGTACTGCGCGAAGAATGCTGGGCGCAATCGCGTCGAGCTCGCCTGA
- a CDS encoding N-acetylmuramoyl-L-alanine amidase, with protein sequence MKAITTTLMLLLLVGCASGPRIDTSYGSIGHDSRAQFIVLHYTSTDLPRSLELLSGREVSSHYLIGESPATIYRLVDENRRAWHAGESEWNGRTWLNATSIGIELVNRGYVESADGRRLWYPYSDAQIDALVVLLKDIMARHDLKPGAIVGHSDIAPQRKVDPGPLFPWKRLADEGLVPWPEAGAVSVAQMRYASEGLPAIAWFQAALAAQGYRVPRHGHLDDETRNVIAAFQMRYRPARFDGEPDAETAAMLQVLANQAQR encoded by the coding sequence ATGAAAGCCATCACCACCACCCTGATGCTTCTGCTGCTGGTCGGCTGCGCCAGTGGTCCGCGTATCGACACCAGCTACGGTTCGATCGGGCATGACAGCCGTGCTCAGTTCATCGTGCTGCACTACACCTCGACCGACCTGCCGCGTTCGCTGGAGCTGCTTAGCGGCCGCGAGGTCAGCAGCCACTATCTGATAGGCGAATCGCCGGCGACCATCTACCGCCTGGTGGATGAAAACCGGCGTGCCTGGCATGCCGGTGAAAGCGAGTGGAACGGCCGCACCTGGCTCAACGCCACATCGATCGGCATCGAGCTGGTCAATCGCGGTTACGTCGAAAGCGCCGACGGACGACGGCTCTGGTATCCCTACTCCGACGCGCAGATCGACGCGCTGGTGGTGTTGCTCAAGGACATCATGGCGCGCCATGACCTCAAGCCGGGAGCCATCGTTGGCCACAGTGACATCGCCCCGCAACGCAAGGTCGACCCGGGGCCGCTGTTTCCATGGAAGCGTCTCGCCGATGAGGGCCTGGTGCCCTGGCCTGAGGCAGGCGCGGTCAGCGTGGCGCAAATGCGCTATGCATCCGAGGGGCTGCCGGCCATCGCCTGGTTTCAGGCCGCCTTGGCGGCGCAGGGCTACCGGGTGCCACGGCACGGCCATCTGGATGACGAAACGCGCAATGTGATTGCGGCGTTTCAAATGAGGTACCGACCGGCCCGCTTCGACGGTGAGCCGGATGCAGAGACCGCGGCGATGTTGCAGGTGCTCGCCAATCAGGCGCAGCGCTGA
- a CDS encoding DUF1330 domain-containing protein produces the protein MPSLTPSPEQLAEYAASMPSGVPILMLNLLRYNDQATYPSGSPHSPCSGREAYARYSRVALAKVLASGGAVEVRARAHAALIAPPEEQWDDLLLVSYPSKEAFLAMLGDRDYQAAAEHRTAALADSRLIGTTAY, from the coding sequence ATGCCGAGCCTGACCCCAAGCCCCGAACAGCTCGCCGAGTACGCGGCGTCGATGCCTTCGGGGGTCCCGATCCTGATGCTCAACCTGCTGCGCTATAACGACCAGGCGACCTATCCGTCAGGTAGCCCGCACAGTCCGTGCAGCGGTCGCGAGGCGTATGCCCGCTACAGCCGGGTAGCGCTGGCCAAGGTGCTAGCCAGCGGCGGCGCCGTCGAGGTTCGCGCCCGGGCACACGCCGCGTTGATCGCCCCACCGGAGGAGCAATGGGACGACCTGTTGCTGGTCAGTTACCCATCCAAGGAAGCCTTTCTGGCGATGCTCGGTGACCGCGACTATCAGGCCGCTGCCGAGCACCGCACCGCGGCGCTGGCCGATTCCAGGCTGATCGGCACCACCGCCTACTGA